Genomic window (Vigna radiata var. radiata cultivar VC1973A chromosome 1, Vradiata_ver6, whole genome shotgun sequence):
TGTCTCACATTAGTTGGAAGAATGAAAGGATCAAACAGTCTATATTTGTTTCTCATGTGGAGTTCGACAATGTTAAACCTAGGATCCACTCTAGTACCAGCTCTAGAAGGATCAAACCAgtcacaataaaaaattactactcTNNNNNNNNNNNNNNNNNNNNNNNNNNNNNNNNNNNNNNNNNNNNNNNNNNNNNNNNNNNNNNNNNNNNNNNNNNNNNNNNNNNNNNNNNNNNNNNNNNNNNNNNNNNNNNNNNNNNNNNNNNNNNNNNNNNNNNNNNNNNNNNNNNNNNNNNNNNNNNNNNNNNNNNNNNNNNNNNNNNNNNNNNNNNNNNNNNNNNNNNNNNNNNNNNNNNNNNNNNNNNNNNNNNNNNNNNNNNNNNNNNNNNNNNNNNNNNNNNNNNNNNNNNNNNNNNNNNNNNNNNNNNNNNNNNNNNNNNNNNNNNNNNNNNNNNNNNNNNNNNNNNNNNNNNNNNNNNNNNNNNNNNNNNNNNNNNNNNNNNNNNNNNNNNNNNNNNNNNNNNNNNNNNNNNNNNNNNNNNNNNNNNNNNNNNNNNNNNNNNNNNNNNNNNNNNNNNNNNNNNNNNNNNNNNNNNNNNNNNNNNNNNNNNNNNNNNNNNNNNNNNNNNNNNNNNNNNNNNNNNNNNNNNNNNNNNNNNNNNNNNNNNNNNNNNNNNNNNNNNNNNNNNNNNNNNNNNNNNNNNNNNNNNNNNNNNNNNNNNNNNNNNNNNNNNNNNNNNNNNNNNNNNNNNNNNNNNNNNNNNNNNNNNNNNNNNNNNNNNNNNNNNNNNNNNNNNNNNNNNNNNNNNNNNNNNNNNNNNNNNNNNNNNNNNNNNNNNNNNNNNNNNNNNNNNNNNNNNNNNNNNNNNNNNNNNNNNNNNNNNNNNNNNNNNNNNNNNNNNNNNNNNNNNNNNNNNNNNNNNNNNNNNNNNNNNNNNNNNNNNNNNNNNNNNNNNNNNNNNNNNNNNNNNNNNNNNNNNNNNNNNNNNNNNNNNNNNNNNNNNNNNNNNNNNNNNNNNNNNNNNNNNNNNNNNNNNNNNNNNNNNNNNNNNNNNNNNNNNNNNNNNNNNNNNNNNNNNNNNNNNNNNNNNNNNNNNNNNNNNNNNNNNNNNNNNNNNNNNNNNNNNNNNNNNNNNNNNNNNNNNNNNNNNNNNNNNNNNNNNNNNNNNNNNNNNNNNNNNNNNNNNNNNNNNNNNNNNNNNNNNNNNNNNNNNNNNNNNNNNNNNNNNNNNNNNNNNNNNNNNNNNNNNNNNNNNNNNNNNNNNNNNNNNNNNNNNNNNNNNNNNNNNNNNNNNNNNNNNNNNNNNNNNNNNNNNNNNNNNNNNNNNNNNNNNNNNNNNNNNNNNNNNNNNNNNNNNNNNNNNNNNNNNNNNNNNNNNNNNNNNNNNNNNNNNNNNNNNNNNNNNNNNNNNNNNNNNNNNNNNNNNNNNNNNNNNNNNNNNNNNNNNNNNNNNNNNNNNNNNNNNNNNNNNNNNNNNNNNNNNNNNNNNNNNNNNNNNNNNNNNNNNNNNNNNNNNNNNNNNNNNNNNNNNNNNNNNNNNNNNNNNNNNNNNNNNNNNNNNNNNNNNNNNNNNNNNNNNNNNNNNNNNNNNNNNNNNNNNNNNNNNNNNNNNNNNNNNNNNNNNNNNNNNNNNNNNNNNNNNNNNNNNNNNNNNNNNNNNNNNNNNNNNNNNNNNNNNNNNNNNNNNNNNNNNNNNNNNNNNNNNNNNNNNNNNNNNNNNNNNNNNNNNNNNNNNNNNNNNNNNNNNNNNNNNNNNNNNNNNNNNNNNNNNNNNNNNNNNNNNNNNNNNNNNNNNNNNNNNNNNNNNNNNNNNNNNNNNNNNNNNNNNNNNNNNNNNNNNNNNNNNNNNNNNNNNNNNNNNNNNNNNNNNNNNNNNNNNNNNNNNNNNNNNNNNNNNNNNNNNNNNNNNNNNNNNNNNNNNNNNNNNNNNNNNNNNNNNNNNNNNNNNNNNNNNNNNNNNNNNNNNNNNNNNNNNNNNNNNNNNNNNNNNNNNNNNNNNNNNNNNNNNNNNNNNNNNNNNNNNNNNNNNNNNNNNNNNNNNNNNNNNNNNNNNNNNNNNNNNNNNNNNNNNNNNNNNNNNNNNNNNNNNNNNNNNNNNNNNNNNNNNNNNNNNNNNNNNNNNNNNNNNNNNNNNNNNNNNNNNNNNNNNNNNNNNNNNNNNNNNNNNNNNNNNNNNNNNNNNNNNNNNNNNNNNNNNNNNNNNNNNNNNNNNNNNNNNNNNNNNNNNNNNNNNNNNNNNNNNNNNNNNNNNNNNNNNNNNNNNNNNNNNNNNNNNNNNNNNNNNNNNNNNNNNNNNNNNNNNNNNNNNNNNNNNNNNNNNNNNNNNNNNNNNNNNNNNNNNNNNNNNNNNNNNNNNNNNNNNNNNNNNNNNNNNNNNNNNNNNNNNNNNNNNNATCCATtaacacaacaatcaatctTCTTGGCTTCCAATCCCAACATTGAAACACATCGTTTGGCTTGATAACAATTCTTCGGAATAGAATTGTTTGGTGGTGTTaaatctaaaatcaattttgtatagtGATCCACTGCTTGATTGGGAACGTTCCAATTAGATTTACCAGCCAATGATAAATTTAAGGTTGAGAAACTTAGTGCAGTAGGAATAAGTTAATTCATGTCATTCTATTACAGATTGTAATTCTGAGTCTTGGTTTCATTAATTTCCCTCAAACTTGCTGATTCAATGTTTCCAACTCATTAAAAGCTAGTTGTTATGCAAATGTTCTTATGATATCGAAATGAAGTCCAAACAGGTATTGTATACTGAATATAAATAGAAGTACGAAAAAATATCATTGTGTGCAATGAAGCAAATTCCTTGGGTGGACTTTGCATCATagtttctataatatttttggtTGCAGAGTTTCTGTATATTGTGGATATAATGTCATCTCCCTGATGATTGTTCattgatgaattattttgtttctgaTGATTGTTCATTcatgaattattttgtttatgatgATTGTTCACTGATAAactattttgtttctttcatttttttcatagcTTTTCGACTACCAATACAACACGGGCGTGCTATTGATTGAGAAGAAAGAATGGAATTCAAAGTTTGACCAGCTGAGGCAAGAACAAGCTGAAACTGAGGAAATTATTAAACGAGAACAGTCAGCACATTTAATTGCCATGTTTGAAGTTGAGAAGCGATAAGAGAATTTGAggaaagcattgagcacagagaGGCAACGTGGGACAGatgtatgttttttgttttaatcttcaattatgtttttatatttgccTACTTGCTCACATTTCTAATTTCCTCTATTGTGTTGCCAtcctttttaattcaattagtGTTGGAAGAAGAGCCTATCATCGGTTGGGCTTCAATTTTTTCCTCACTTCTTTACTGATTTTCATGACATAATTTTAGAGTATTTAGGCATTACCTTTCCCTAAAGACCACAATTGATATAAGAATGTTATGGTGCACTGAAAACTTAAGTTTTTGCTTTTTTTGGTTCCCGCCTTTCTAATTATTACAAAAGGTTCCCCTTATTTTAACTATCTTCTTTAACCTATGGCCTTACTGTTTCCATGCATGCATGTTCTCTTTCCTTTATTACTCTTCAAATTGTTCAGTACTTTACTGATAGGAACCCAGATACAGTCTTGATTTCATTACTAATACAGTGATTGTTCAGTTGTACtgtgttttcttatttctaGTACCTATCATATAccaatttatttctatttcaattttatgatcAGATTTGTATGACATCTCGGGAGTTTCTCATGTTAGGGTTGGAGCTTGAGATGCTTTTTTAGATGtgactttattatatattgatgtTGTGAAAATCATTCAATTGTAGCTTGAGAGAGCTTTGCGTGCAATGCAAGAAGAGCATGCCCAAGTTAAGTCTAACTCCCATACAAAGCTAGCTGAAGCTAGTGCGTTGGTTGATGGAATTGAAGAAAAGTCTTCAGTGGTTGACAAGAAACTGCTTGATGCAAAGCCTAAGCTTGCTGAGGTGAACAGAAAAAATGCAAAGCTGGATATGAAATTGCCAGAAGTCGAGGCTCATGAAAGTTTGCTACAAAAGAAGCGTTTGTCTTTAGCTACTGAGTACGCTCTTTCTTTATATTATGATGGTTCTGTTCGTTATATTTTTTGACCTCTAATGCATTGCAATTTAACATGAAGTTGGTATTCTACATTGCAGTCGAGAATCATTTGATGCAACATTCTATAAAGAAAGGGAAGATTTGAAGGAGTGGGAAAGCAAGCTAcaacaaagagaaaatatgctATCCAGTGGTTGGCAAAATATcagtgagaaagaaaagaagatagtTGAAACCGAGAAGAACcttaaatagaaagaaagagaccTGGAAGTGTTGGAGAAAAAGTTATGGGAATAAAAAGAGATCGAAAGTTtatgagagaaggaagagagttAC
Coding sequences:
- the LOC106760547 gene encoding protein CROWDED NUCLEI 2-like; the encoded protein is MQEEHAQVKSNSHTKLAEASALVDGIEEKSSVVDKKLLDAKPKLAEVNRKNAKLDMKLPEVEAHESLLQKKRLSLATDRESFDATFYKEREDLKEWESKLQQRENMLSSGWQNISEKEKKIVETEKNLK